A stretch of DNA from Diospyros lotus cultivar Yz01 chromosome 14, ASM1463336v1, whole genome shotgun sequence:
GAGTGTTGCAGTATGGATGAAAGGCGAACTTGCTTAACCCTACCAAATACTGTGTTATTTAGGCCAAGATTTTTTGCATGAGAACCTGTTATGGTCCGAGCCAGTTGCTTTAACCTTGTCAGAGAAGGATTCCCAATTAGCAGTACAACTGCCGTCTCAATGGTAGTGGGGGGTGCCACCGTTGAGCCTCTGGAATTTGTCAAATTGATGTACAAGTTCTGCATTGCACCCAAGCcaagaaataaaggaaagaagaaaaatcaatacaGCCATCATCATTTTAAGGTTAATAAGCAAGACTCCTGAACTGGCATAGAGATATTGATAATGGATGGCAGATCTgctcatttcaagaaaacaaatggctgaagaaaaaaaaaatccccatACCAAGAATGGACAcacatgaaaataataaaggatCTTCAAAGAAAACAGCAGGGCACCATGACAAATAATTGCATGTACATGCAAATAATTGGCCCAGATAATGGCGGTGGTAATAATAAAAGTAAcaattttttaataagtataacaataacaaaataattgcagaaaaataaaagcatttGATCAGATGATGGTAGTCCAACCATAACCAAGAACAAAACAACAAATCAACAATGATAATAGAGATATTTGTAGGCAGACCTCATATGATGCAAGACGTAACCCTGACTTGAGCTGGCTTGCCAATGCATTGAAATTATCTTGTATTATATCAATGGAGAAGTTCAAGGTGAAGTTGAAAATAATCTGACTTTTCTGCAGAGGAAATACATTCTGTGGGGGAATAACAGTAATGCCTCCTCGGAACTTCAGCACATCAAAAGAGTGTGGGTTTCCAAATAATGATGCAGTAAGCCGGAGAGGATATTGCCGTGTGACCAAAGATACAAAACCAGACCTGATTAAACTTTGAGCGGTGGAAGAGACTCTTGAATTTTTCTCATCAGGGACAACAGCAAAGACAACCTTTGTCCTGTTAGACGCATCCAAAGGCTTTAAAGAGATAACCTCCACCTGCATTGACAAAACGTTACATAAATAGGcaacaaaaataattcaatcaaggaaacaagaaagagaacaattaaataagtaaatatgaaaaaatatcaagaaaattGGACAGCAGTTACTTTAGCGGTGGGAGCttctatttcatcaaatatGTCACCCTCCAGCCTCAAGATATTGTCTTCCAGTAAGGAAACTGGCTTCTCAAGCATGAAGCTTGCTATTATGTCATAATCTGCACCAATCAAACTTCTCTCTCAATCAGAGAATCAAGCATCTCAAATCATGGGAGAAAAACTTCATTGTGTACATCAATAACTTTACCAGTTGCAGCACAtgaaataattttgacaaaCTAAAGCCCTAGAGGATATTTCAAGTATCACATTCCAAGAAACCACACTTATAATGATCACGAAATATCAGGCTTTTACCATTTCCAATATCTGATACCCGTGTGTCAAGTAAGCCCCACCCCCAACAAACAAAAGCTACAACCCACAATGAAAATAGTAGTGAGATCTCATTTCTGAAAGATAAATGGCCACAAAGAAAGTGTGGAACGTATTCCAGAAATGAGAAAAAGATATTCCTTTTCTAGATTTCAGAAATTAAAAGTACTAAATATGCCGTGTGTTGTGAAGCTACCAAATAGAATTATCATCAAACCATAGTCGTCGTATCCCAACTCAGACCTGTGACTTGGCAGCCTAGGTATTTTATGGCTATGCAAAAGAATAACTTGGGCTCTTATAATACACTTGTGTCGCACAGATTCTGTTTCATCCAGAAAATTCTATACCCAGCCAAAAGATTCAGAGAAGAATGGCGACAAGTAATCATGTCAAAGAACATGCTCCATACAACTCTACCATCtaacaaaataaaggaaataaaagaataaaatttattaaataactaaactttttaCACAAAATACTGATCATCTGAATTCACTGAATGTAAGGCCAACACAATTTTGGTTAATATAGTAACCATTTGCAGCAAACATTGACTAGCAAACATATCTGAAACATATTTGCATAAATCATCACTTTCATACAACAAAACATCAGTGAGCACCACATTTAATGCTAAAATAGCTAGAACATTTAAGAAAAACATTAAGTAGATCAAAGACACATTTAATGCTAAAAAAGAAACCTAGGAAATAACAAGATCCAACTTAAGTAaaggtaaatttaaaaaaaaaaaaaaaagatatctcTAACAAGAAACACTAGCATAACCTTACAAGACAATTTTGTCTTATTCTTAAAAGCTTCAAACTGCTTATTTGTTCCACACAACTATAGAAGACCCTGTAGCTCAGACCTAGAAACTGCCAGCTGATACATACATCCAAAATACACAATAAAGctagaaaatttaagaaaaacattaacttgatcaaaatacatttaatgcTAAAAAAGAAACCGATGAAATAAGAAGATCCAACTTTAGTAAAGCCTGGTGAACTGAAAGGACAAAAAAATTTCTCCAGCAAGAAACACTAGCATAACCATACAAGATAATTTCGTCTTATTCTTAACAGCTTCAGACTGCTTATTTGTTCCACACAACTATAGAAGACCGTGTAGTTTGAAACTGCCAGCAGATACATCCAGCCAAAGTACACGAAAAAGCTAGATAATTTAAGAAAGACAATGAGTAGGTCAAAATTCAATGTTGAAAAGGAAACCTCTAACAAGAAACAGTAGCATAACCTTACAAGACAACTTTGTCTTATTCTTGATAAACTTGTCTAAATTTGtcttattcttaacaacttCAAACTGTATATTTGTTCCACACAACTATAGAATATCCTGTAGCTCAGAAGTTGAAACTGCCAGCTGATACATCTGCCCGCCCCAAGTACAAAACAAAGcaagaaaatttaagaaaaatattaagtcAATCAAAATACTTCTAATGCTAAAAAAGAAACCTATTAAATAACAAATCAAACTTCAAGAAAACGtgaattggaagaagaaaaaaagtttCTCCAACAAGAAACACTAGCATAACCTTGCAAGATAATTTCTTCTTGTTCTCAACAACTCAAACTGTTTACTTGTTCCACATAACTATAGAAGATCCTGTAGCTTGAACCTTGAATCTGCCAGTTGATAATCGACCCAATGTATGAGACAAAGATTATTAGTCATTGTCTCTAAGTATAGGTCATGCTCCTGCGTATttaggttttcaaaaaattgtagCCATGGTCAAGCACgtggaaattaaatttcatctaGCACAATCACCACAACAGCTCTCTATTTGAGCCACCAATTTTAGTAGTAAGTAAATATATCAAAAGGAAAAGTTAAGGGTTTCTGCCCGAACAACATAATTCAAGTGAAACAATCCAAGCAAATAGAACAAAAATGACTGAAAAGAAGTCTCCATTACTCAAACCTGAGGATCAAagttaaaaaatcaatttgtcAACCATTAAAGATaagaaacatatattaaaaaattcaccGGGAAGCTCTAAATGCACTTGCATCATTCTATCAGCAAAGAGAGAGGGGGGCAAACTCAACCCCAAAGAGAAATACGGCAGAGAGgacatatttgaaaattttcttcattgtgTGACATATTTATGCAGATAACGTAAAGATCACCAGTCGAACATACGTAAACAAAAATACCACTATCACAAAAATCTAAAACTACACAGTAGCCTCTACCCATCAAATTCCAAGCGCAAGACATCCAAAATTAGGATTGTTAATTAACTTCCTGTGCTGTCTACGCACTCGTATACCTGCCAAATTCAACTActaaatttcaaagtaaacaaCTTGAGTTAATTTCCTAAACAATTAAGCCCACAATAATCGTTAAGTCATATTCACGGGGAAATTCAACAACATAGAAATTCACAAGCAATGTTGACACCGACAAAACCAGAAAAACAAATAAACGAGTAAACAAGTTGCAAGTAAATCCAAAACACACCTCCAAACCGCGAGTCCAGATCCAGATCCCCCTGATCTCCGTAGTGCAAGAACGGCGGCAGCCAAAAGAGGGCAGAAAGTAACACGCCGACGCCCAGCACCAAAGCTAAGACGCATCTGAACCTCACAAACCTACGAATCCCCCTGCATCCATTCTCACCATTTCGCCCCGAGCTTTGGGAATCAACAGCTGTAGAGGAGGAGAGAGACGATTCTTCTTCTTCGACCTTTCCCATTGGGAATGTGGCTGGCTTCCGCTAGTCCCCATGGCTGTGCTCGACTCCTGGTTTTGGCGAGAGAAGCCCCATCTCCGCTGTGCGCTGTGTTGCGTCCGCTAGAGAGAGAAactggaagagagagagaggggggagggggggagagagattTAGAATATTTTAGGGTTTGGAAGAGTGGTGGAGTAACTTGAGCGAATCACTCTTTTAGTAAGAAGTGATTAGTTGTTGTTCGCTTATTATCCGCTCTGTGTTTCTTTCTCGTAATAAAATTTCCCAtgaattacacttacgcccctGCGTCGGCTACACTTCGCTTCTGTTCTGTCCGATTCTCCACTTGCAATCAAATTCCCAGTAAATTACCACTGGCCCCTCCCTCCTCCAACCTCCTGTATCCTTTTACTACATATTTTTACAGAAATAATATTCTCAACCCACCACGCCACTCTCCTTCTTCCTTTATAAAGATTATAAAATCATTGTCTTTACACATAATCTTAATCTTAAAGagattatttttacaatttaaaccataataattttatctcagGTCTCGACATAAAAATTTAGCTATCTCGTAATTTAGAAGTTTAGCATTTTAAACTAAATCTCAGAGTTTAAATCGATCAAGTtttgaacataaatttttttatatttgattagatattaaaattggaaaaatgGTTATagcaataacaaaaatatactaaaaattaatgtctttaatctaatttttatttttataatatgttTGCATATGAGATGATGATcttattaatgataattaagtTAGCATAAAATTATCTCAGTTCTAATACTTTCTAAAAGGCGTCTTGATTGATTCCATGGCCTAAGTGGCTGACAAAATTGCCAGTAGGCCGCTATATTCGTCCCTTTACAAAATCATCTTTTGGCCTAAGTGGCGTCCATGCCCGTCTCCAAAACTTAAATGGGTATTCATGatatttcataaatttaatGGGTCCGAATGCTAAAAGTTTGAAATGTCTGGGCCTACCTGTAATTCCacctaaaatttaaaacatgccCAATCACTTAATTAAGTCTCGTCGTCTCGTCTCGTCAAACTCTGGTCATGGGCCataagcaagcaagcaagcaaccGGGTGGTAGgcacagaaaataaaaatataaatgaaaattggTGGAAACTAAGGTTTGATGTGACACCATTATATTTAATTGGGAACATATCTGGGGATATTAATGTGGAAGAAAACATGATTCAAATAAAATGGGGAATTTGGGCATTGGAAATGGGGGCTCAACCAAACCAAGACAATGCTCCAAATTGGAAAAAGATGTGCGATCATTGTCATGTTATTGGTAAACCTACAAGGAATTTTGATAGTCAATCATATACATATTTCGAATTAAATTATGTGGCTTGTCAATTCCCATGCTCCAATTGAAACATCCAACcaaatcatttaaaatataatacatgctacaactttatttttttttattctttgctAATTGCCATTagttagaaatatatatatatatatatatatgataattcCATTCTTTATGTTTATGAACACAAACGCCCTCTCACTGATTGCAACTTTaatcatgtttttttattatgctaatttaatatatatatatatatgtatatatatatggtagtGAAAAGACATGTATACAAACTGGGAGAGGGATAGAAGAACAAATATGAAATTGAGTAATTAGGAAGGTGATGGGGACAAGGAGGAGCTCGGGGCTTTCTTTCTTATTGTAAAAGCCTGAGAGCTGGAACCGAGTCAATTTTAGTTTGccattatataaaaatacaattacaattacaatAATGTGACTTccaagttaatatatatatatatatacacacacaattaCAAAAATGACAACTCCCagcttaatttatttattattatatatttaaatcggAAATACATAATATACAAGTTTGAATACTTATTATGACTTATTtaataatgtacatatatatatatatatatatatatatacaatacgATTGTGGATAGTGAGCGAGTACATACATTGAATATTTGCGGTATAGGCTGGGCGCCAGTCACGGGGGACACAAAACAAAAGGTCGCTTTTGGGCCGCACCGCCACCACATGCCCGTGACCCAATTCAAGCTCACCTGTATGGGCGCGGCCTTTTGCATTCATAACACCTGTTCACTGTTACAACTGTTCCAGCATTGTTCTGAAACCGTTACCAAACAATGCTAAAAACAAGTACAAAGAATCCGAAATCAAGCAGAGCCGCATAACATTTTAGCACACTAGCTGCATTATCATTTCTCAAACCATGACTAGCGGAACGTGTCTCAATCACGTAACTCACATTCTAGTACACAACAACAGCACCAGTAGATGCCATAATTTTATGGGTTAAGAAAACTTCAAATTCAAATCCTCAGCAAATGTCTCACAATAGCTTAAAAGGTAATACTGCTACTTATGGTCTAAAAAACACCATACGAGAACGTTCCTAGTTTGTGAGTTCCATAATGGCAGAGACAATGTCACCATCTGCAGCTTTGAGAGCTTTCACGGCCTTCGGTCTTGACACTCCTGCTTGTGTCATCACCAGTTCGATATCCTTGGGCTCAACACCAGTGTCATCCACATCTTCATCGTCCTGAGCCACGGCTGATGACTCGGGCTTTGGTGCTACATTACTGGGATTAGGAGTCCTGAACTGCTCTGCAGCCTGACTCTGCAGTTGTGAACTCAAATCCTCAATTTTTGCCTCCCCAATTACAACATATGTATCTGAAGTGGGGCTCTTGAAAACATCTGGCTTTGAGATCACAAATAGAATCTGAAATAATACCACAAGTCAATATTTTTGGGCAAACGCAAAATGTCAGTACATTCATTAAATATCAGAattgagaaaaaggaaaaatattggCCAACTGAGAAACTGACATTCTTGCTCTTTTTAACTGTAACACGGCTGACACCAGGAACTGGCTTCATTCCAAGCTTTAACATAGCCTTGCGACTCTTTTTCTCACTTCTGCTCTGCTTTGACCTGCCACCTGCATCTCCTTCTCCTGCCAAGTAGCATGAGAAGGGATTTAGAGGTACAAATTCATACAATTTTTATCCtattattagattattttattaaattcatgaCGTGTTTTAGTCATATATAAGCAATTAAGTATCTCAAAAGTAAAGCAAATAAGCTTGCAGGTTTGTTCAACAATTGCAAGAAAGTGTCCCACGGGTGTCTCCTGTCTATACAAGTATCCTTCATGGACACATAGCACCTCAAAAGCATCAAAACCTCTTACTGCCAGTTTGTTAAGAGAGTGGTATTACCACTTAACAGCATCTGAGAAGATGACAGATAACTTAAGCCAAGTATAAATTTATCCCACCAAAGTGGGATAAATCTATACCATATCCTGCCAGGTATTAATCATCTCACTTCGTTAGGATTAAAGTTTTCTGTGGATTAGACAATTTtgtaccccccccccccccccccctctctccccATTAATGTTAAGCTATATCACATTCAAGATTTACAATACCAAACATGGGATATGGTTAATTCAAGTTTATTATGCCTCATTAAAATTATGACACCAAATATAGGATAACATTATTTAGTTCTATCACTATTTTATCCAATAATTTTATCACATCACTATTTAATCCGGATACCAAATGGACCAttcatagttgttaaaggcgcaCCTAGGCGCTAGTTCAGAGGCAAGGCGATTTCAGTGAGGCGCGCGCCTTGCACGGTGAGGCGCCGAGGCGAGAGGCAcgcctcatgaaacctaggtATGAAAcctaagttttaattaaaatctaggCAGCCCAATTCCTCCCCCTCTTCTTAGTTccaacatgtatacattacaacatatttacatttctttagtttaagtaaatgtccacattttcttttatttatattttaccttccatttactttaatacataaatgtaaataagaaagtacctcccatttggattcaataaaaatatctaaaaaatcaaaatccatcagaataagaaaatagaattttgattttagtacaaactcaagatttaacGATTTTATCACCCcaaaaatacatacctactatttcttgaaaaattcattaaaaatcattttaacaacaataaatattagctatcaaaataacgggagatagtttttcaaaatgaaaacatttttttatatatttccttataatgcgctaatcttccagacttagaaaaataacatttttcaaaatgaaaacattttcttgattgaaggggatgatgaagatattgaccttgatgttgatgatttccttgatgatgattgattaaaacttttttattgattgtggacttgtgttttatatatttgtttagaactttggatgatgattggtacttgtttgagtttgaaactttaagtttgaactttgataatgtttctagtttagaatttgcatgatgaatgaatcaactttgatgatgttagtttagaatttgaagataatgaatcattaataatatgcatgtgttattattgataatttgatagtttttttatgattttacaagattttgagttttttttttctaaaaggcgCGCCTTGCCTCatgcgcctcgcgcctcaggctctaggaccctttgcgcctcgcgcctttcagaactatgggaCCATTAGTTTCCCCCCTCCACAATCAGATTAACAACACTGTCTTCCTTTAGgtgttctcttttcttttagaaTTTGTTTAACTTCGTTGCCTTCATGTTTACAATCAAAATATATGGAACTGATTATGTTTAGTTggcatttattatttgtttcctGATGTATTTGTTTCATTGCTTTTTTGAGGCCTCTCATCAGAGGGCCTTGTTAAAGACCCAGAACAGCcaaagaattcaaatttgtgTAGTGCATGCAAATAGACCCCCATGTATTAAGTTCTGGCATCCTAAAAATGAAGTTCACTAAAAATGAAGGCGAGGCACTATTATAACCTACTACTAGTAGCCACAACAACATCAAGTTACATGCAAAACGAAGAAGTGAAAACTTGTGTGCCATATTATTTCACTACATTCACCAGGCAAGCAGAAAATCATAATGTTGGTTACAAATTTACCTTcaacatcatcttcatctttgtcatcatcttcgtcttcttcgtcctcatcatcttcatcctcaaCAACAAGCTTGTCGGGCTGTAATGTATTTACCCAATATTTTTCTTGTTGGACTAAAGATATTTACTCAACAAGTATCAAACATAAAACTATTTCAGAATACAGTAAAGCATTTGGCTTAAGTTCTCGATGGTAGCAAATAAGCACTGTCAAAACCAGTGATACCAAGGACAACGCGAAAAGATAACACCTCCAGACCCATCACTAAACCAGTCAGAATGATACCATCTTACCAAATTTTCTAGAACTCAACCAATCTGCCAACAACCAGAGTTAGTCTAATTGAAAGCCCCAAGCTAACCAAAAACcaaagttacaaaaaaaaaaacaaaaaaaaaaaacactactgaaaagaagaaaaataaaatttgacaaGAAACCCAACAAACATGCTCCAAGTTCTTCTTTAGCATCTTGCAAAGTCAAAACTAGTGCTAGACTAAAAATTGTCTGCATAGTCAATATGTCCACAAAAAAAGAGGGATGGGTAACTCATTTGGTCCCCCAATCTTTCAAATTCCTCTATGAGATCAATTTTAATACGAGAAACAACACATTAAATaaacaacaagaagaaacaataaaaagtttaaattagaAGGAAATTTTTATCCTGTTACAATCTTGACTATCTTAATCCTTACGATATTTGTAGTCCTCTTATGAGCAAAAGGAAATTCTTACACTGTGCAGATAACTGGAAATTAGGTTATCTTAATCCAGTCTATGTTCACTCAAATTACAGTTAATTTGCAGTTCTTCAACATTGATCTGGTTGGTTAATAAATTACATTGCATCCTAGATTTTCTACTTCTCAAGTATTCCTGTTATACagaaaaaagcaaagaaaacttgagagataaaaaaaaaaaccaaggtAAGAAGCCAAAAAGGCTTCTGGATCATAGTCTTTTTGAGTGAACCAATCAACAATGCCCAGCATGTATATTCCCTAATACCATAGTATAGAGATTTTGCTCCCCCTTGTTAAATTGACCTTCGAGGCGTGGAAGAAAAATAAGCATTAAATGTTCTAACACTATAGATAGACCAAGTAAACCAAGAAACAAGTACATGGGAACATCAATACTACCTCACAACTTGGTTCTATCAATCAAAATTGCAAAGATCATATTGGaaatttattttggaatgaAAAGCCCAAGCTCACTAAATTGGAGGAAACCATTCAAAGCTTAAAGGATTAAAGCTCAGGTCAAAATGCAACTTAATTTCCTAGTCcccaaatattttttgattGGATCATAAATCACTTCCCCCCGTATGTTCCTAGACTAACATGGCATGAAATTATAAGGGGACACTTCTATGCAAGCAATCAACAAAACGACATTTCACATATTGAAAGCACACTCAAATAAGTTTCAAAACAACAGAGGTCAAACATGCGAAGTAATAGAAGGACGGACCAGATGAAAATTACAATTAGCAACTACTATAACAAAAGACAAACGGATTCAAGGTCATTCCATAGTTTTACAAAAATCAAAACGATGCAGCAGATTAATCAATAATTTTctgcaaccaaaaaaaaaaaaaacatgcaaCATATAAACACAAATTTTAGACCAAAAAAGAACATTTTTTAGGCTTACTCCATAGATATACATGTCAAGGCGATCGGATAGAATTCCTTATAGCAAGTGGTTCATTATGTTACTTTGATATTGTACTTCTCTATTAAGTAACCAATTTTCAGTCCTATACATACGTTCCGACAGATTCAAGTACAAATCTAAGATTAAGAGCACATAGAACACCGGCACACCGCAGTCACAGTATTCCACATGAGATCGATACTTGTCGATTTTTTCCCTCCTCTTAATTCATGATTGAGTGTCGGATTTCAGCCCCAAGTTTAAGCAGTACGATACGCGATCATACACAGTTCCAAGTCCCAAGAAGGAATAGGAGTAGTATAAAGACAAGAAAAGAATACTACTGAAAACAGATTTGATCTGCAATTGGATTCAAGATATAGAGAGAAAGTTTACATCGATCTTCTGTTCTTCGAGGTGGGCGGCTAGGAGTTCTTCTTGCGTCTGAGCAGTCATTTCAacacgcagagagagagagagagcgaggcgggaggggggggggggggggagtgggAGGCTTCGCTACGAGACCGACAAAGAGAGAATATAGAGGCAGAggcaaaccctaaacccaaaagaGAATGAAACGGGTTCGGTACCCGATTTGTTTGTATATTAGGTACCACCCGAACATTATTTGTTTCCTTGCGGCGTCAGCGGcggaaaatgataaaattggaaaattacataaaaattggGTAATCAAAAAGATAAGagttaattattaaaagaaattcgCATTTtactgtatttttaattatgtattaaatttttaatcattttaatacTATGTCTAGACTttcaatttgtatcaaatatACATTGTCATTAGTCTATTATTAAAAGAaactattaatttttgatatattacttcCAATTAAATATcgtgatttaaaaaaataaattaattcaataaaatgACTTAAAATGTATATTTCTTCTCTTAAAATCTCCAATATGTTAAACGTCGAATTATGTTGTAAAGTAGATAGAATGAGAAGGGATGAATATAATCATACATGGATTTAAAGTAAAACCAACTTCAATAAGTCAATGGTGGGATCAATATAAAAAGAGAGATCACAGAAAAGAGATTAATATAATCTTACATCAAAAGAGTGTGTCTTATTAAGAactaaaatcttatatttataagTAGAAATTAGGGTTGCATGGGTACAATAGTCATTCACCAATAATTTACAACACTCCTCTCTTGAATGACTTCTATACAACAACTATTTCATTAAaaactttatttgaaaaaaatccaAAGGAACAAAAAAAACTActaaattaaagaaaagagtatagataaattgtaaaataacttaGAGTGTCAATGTGCTACCTCATTAAAATCTTGTCATGAAAACCCAGTGGGACAACCTAAGTGAAGAAAATGAGTATAGCTACTCTCTCCGATATTGATCACTAAAGATCTTTCAATTGACGCATTTAAATCCCATGTACTAATTTCTTGAATATAGATGTTGGTAATGCCTTTGTGAATAAATTAACCACATTGTCACTTGAGTGAATCTGTTAAACATCGATGTTGCCATTCATTTGAAGCTCGTGTGTATAGAAGAACTTTGGAGAAATGTGTTTTATCGTACGTGTCCCCTTTTATGTAGCCTCATTTGAGTTGTGAAATACAAACTGTATTATCTTCATACAATATTGTTGGGCTATTTTTCGTTGAAGCTAATCTGCAGAACCCTTGGATATGATGGGCCATGTTCCTCAACCATAGACATTCTTGACTTGCTTCATGGATTGCaataattttagaatgattTGAAGAAGTTGCAATCAATGTTTATTTCACAGATCTCCAAGATATGGTTGTTCCTCCACGCATAAACACATATCCTATTTGTGATTTAGCTTTATTCTGGATCCGAAAGATAAACTTGCATCTGCATATCCCTACTAAAGaagattcaaattttttgaataaaataatctcATATCATTAGtacttttcaaatatttaagaatatgcTTAACACCATTCCAATGTCTTTTAGTAAGTGTAAAGCTATATCTTGCAATGAGATTTACAGAAAAAGTTATGTTTGGTCAAATGCAATTTGTTAGATAAGTCAATGATTCAACTGCACTAAGATATGATACTTCAAGACCAATGAGATCTTCCCCACCTTCAAGTGGGCGAAATGGATCTTTTTTCATGTCGAGTGATCGAATGACCGTAAGTAATGCCAATGGATGTGCTTTATcaatataaaaacatttaaaactttttctgTATATAAAGATTGATTAACAAATAATCCTTCAAATAAATGTTCAATTTCAAATCAAGACAAAATTTGGTttttcccaaatctttcatctcaaattcattttttaaataatctacAATTTTGTTGAGCTTAACAGAAGTTCCAATTAAGTttaaatcatcaacataaactgcTACAATTGCAAATCCAATATTTGTTTTCTTAACGAAAACACAAGGGCAaacatcattatttttataGTCATATTTCAACATATCGATATTCGCTAAGGTGATTATACCACATACATTCGGATTGAACAATCCGTATAGTGACATGtgcaatttaattaaaaacatatttttaggATATGTAGTATTTGCTTTTGAAACTTTAAATCCTTTGGGATTTTCATGTATATGTCACTAGCAAGTGAACCATATAGATAAGCAGTTACTACATCCACAAGGCACATGTTGAGCCTTTGTGACACAACTAGacttattaaaaatctaaatgtgACAGTGTCAATTATAGGAGAATATGTTTCCTCATAATTTATCACAGGTCT
This window harbors:
- the LOC127790672 gene encoding nascent polypeptide-associated complex subunit alpha-like protein 1 — encoded protein: MTAQTQEELLAAHLEEQKIDPDKLVVEDEDDEDEEDEDDDKDEDDVEGEGDAGGRSKQSRSEKKSRKAMLKLGMKPVPGVSRVTVKKSKNILFVISKPDVFKSPTSDTYVVIGEAKIEDLSSQLQSQAAEQFRTPNPSNVAPKPESSAVAQDDEDVDDTGVEPKDIELVMTQAGVSRPKAVKALKAADGDIVSAIMELTN
- the LOC127790809 gene encoding uncharacterized protein LOC127790809, with amino-acid sequence MGKVEEEESSLSSSTAVDSQSSGRNGENGCRGIRRFVRFRCVLALVLGVGVLLSALFWLPPFLHYGDQGDLDLDSRFGDYDIIASFMLEKPVSLLEDNILRLEGDIFDEIEAPTAKVEVISLKPLDASNRTKVVFAVVPDEKNSRVSSTAQSLIRSGFVSLVTRQYPLRLTASLFGNPHSFDVLKFRGGITVIPPQNVFPLQKSQIIFNFTLNFSIDIIQDNFNALASQLKSGLRLASYENLYINLTNSRGSTVAPPTTIETAVVLLIGNPSLTRLKQLARTITGSHAKNLGLNNTVFGRVKQVRLSSILQHSLGGDASPSPSPLPHPHIHHHHHHHHRHHHHHELASPVGAPPASTPAPTPRFNAPSTGKHSLAPAPVPSPERSHIAKPPRCQFGQNRFPRKPIMQPPVVPPILPPIPPRNKAFSPSQQVNPPPPVPHQSHASSPLPNVGHTHHQPPKSSEVDAEPPDSIAPLVSPSLSSSSAGFVPSALWAVLQLLVLVFHL